In a single window of the Hoyosella subflava DQS3-9A1 genome:
- a CDS encoding ABC transporter substrate-binding protein — MLAVPSNALASQHRTEIGLGQISVDISPELVAQAEADLVVVTSPTPDDSGTLPAVVTNSVAQFPRLHLVDQAYWIAGVGPLGGMRVLDDIEKILHEG; from the coding sequence TTGCTGGCAGTACCCTCGAATGCGCTGGCTTCACAACACCGGACCGAGATTGGGCTGGGCCAAATTTCAGTCGATATCTCACCCGAGCTTGTCGCACAGGCGGAAGCCGACCTTGTCGTCGTGACATCCCCCACTCCCGACGACTCTGGCACCCTTCCCGCTGTGGTCACGAACAGCGTCGCCCAGTTCCCCAGACTGCATCTCGTTGACCAGGCGTACTGGATCGCAGGAGTGGGCCCACTCGGCGGGATGAGAGTCCTCGACGACATCGAAAAGATCCTTCACGAAGGCTAG
- a CDS encoding HNH endonuclease produces the protein MAKRSSNKVHHRQLVPGVTPNEWVPRANHGDHLAIAHESPPPAEAVPEAQRRAPMRGWAARRVLLLNASYEPLTTVPVRRALVLMLRNRAEMLHSDPAGTVVHSAGRQLYVPSVIRLTVYVHVPYIARVPLTRAALMQRDRFRCGYCGAKADTIDHVVPRSRGGEHVWENCVACCARCNHKKADRLLSELGWSLRTIPRPPAGRHWYLVSKIDTFDPVWGDYVPALESA, from the coding sequence ATGGCGAAGAGGAGTTCCAACAAGGTCCACCATCGACAACTCGTGCCCGGCGTCACCCCGAACGAGTGGGTGCCACGGGCTAATCACGGTGACCATTTAGCGATCGCACACGAGTCACCCCCACCCGCAGAGGCAGTGCCTGAGGCGCAGCGCCGTGCACCGATGCGGGGCTGGGCGGCACGGCGCGTACTGTTGCTCAACGCCAGCTATGAACCCCTCACCACCGTTCCGGTCCGTCGCGCGCTGGTTCTCATGCTGCGAAATCGGGCGGAAATGCTCCACTCAGATCCGGCGGGCACAGTCGTCCATTCAGCGGGACGCCAATTGTATGTGCCCTCTGTCATCAGGCTCACCGTCTATGTACACGTCCCTTACATAGCTCGTGTTCCCCTCACGCGCGCGGCCCTGATGCAGCGCGATCGATTCAGGTGCGGCTATTGCGGCGCAAAAGCGGACACGATTGACCATGTAGTCCCGCGCAGTCGCGGTGGCGAGCATGTCTGGGAGAACTGCGTCGCGTGTTGTGCGCGCTGCAATCACAAAAAAGCCGATCGGCTGCTGAGCGAACTGGGCTGGTCACTGCGCACCATTCCGCGGCCTCCCGCCGGACGGCACTGGTACCTGGTATCGAAGATCGACACCTTCGACCCTGTATGGGGGGATTACGTTCCGGCGCTCGAGAGCGCCTGA
- the ctaJ gene encoding aa3-type cytochrome oxidase subunit CtaJ: METILVFVVIPAAIYFLLGVIPMMKKPLRPEPYQLGDPWPYGPVWWSAVDEHGHGGHGGHGGHGHRPESGAHPIGGSASATW, encoded by the coding sequence ATGGAGACCATCCTTGTATTCGTTGTCATTCCCGCAGCGATTTATTTCCTGCTGGGCGTGATACCGATGATGAAGAAGCCGCTTCGTCCCGAGCCGTACCAGCTCGGTGATCCCTGGCCTTACGGACCGGTGTGGTGGAGTGCCGTCGATGAACATGGCCACGGAGGCCATGGAGGACACGGTGGACACGGCCATCGCCCCGAATCCGGAGCGCACCCGATTGGAGGATCTGCAAGTGCAACGTGGTGA
- a CDS encoding DUF5130 domain-containing protein, with amino-acid sequence MNMATEAMEDTVDTAIAPNPERTRLEDLQVQRGEILVPAAPVVENLPLGAAQTSSGRISAVRFLDEPVEKLPFDKDDLIRLDDALTFGTRTTGVKFTIYLGELGDNANDRAFDLLDSLDDPDHSALIAVSPGERKIEVVSGAAVVGKVGDRICQLGVTAAVPAFREGKLIDGLVAAVKVMSAAARPVGH; translated from the coding sequence ATGAACATGGCCACGGAGGCCATGGAGGACACGGTGGACACGGCCATCGCCCCGAATCCGGAGCGCACCCGATTGGAGGATCTGCAAGTGCAACGTGGTGAGATTCTGGTTCCTGCAGCACCAGTAGTCGAGAATCTTCCGCTGGGAGCGGCGCAGACCTCGAGCGGACGCATTTCGGCAGTCCGGTTCCTCGACGAGCCAGTCGAGAAACTCCCGTTCGATAAGGACGACCTCATCCGGCTTGATGACGCATTGACCTTCGGTACTCGCACCACCGGAGTCAAGTTCACCATTTACCTCGGGGAGCTTGGCGATAACGCAAATGACCGGGCGTTCGATCTGCTGGACAGCCTTGATGATCCTGACCACAGTGCGCTGATTGCGGTGTCACCAGGTGAACGAAAGATCGAAGTAGTGTCCGGTGCTGCAGTGGTCGGCAAGGTTGGCGACCGTATTTGCCAGCTCGGTGTCACCGCCGCTGTTCCCGCGTTCCGCGAAGGCAAACTGATCGACGGCCTCGTTGCCGCCGTGAAGGTGATGTCGGCGGCGGCCCGTCCCGTCGGTCACTGA
- the pepN gene encoding aminopeptidase N, whose translation MAAPNLTREQARTRAGLIEVDNYAINIELTDGSGAPGETTFRTKTTVRFSATPKASTFIDLIVAKIHSATLNGSALDTSAYEESSGLPLNDLADSNLLEIDADFEYSHTGEGLHRFVDPADNEVYLYSQFETADAKRMFACFDQPDLKATFEFTVTAPEHWEVISNGAEATRDGLTRRFVTTPRMSTYLAALIAGPYAKWSDAYNDEHGEIPLGIYCRSSLAEHMDADRLFTETKQGFGFYHANFGVPYAFGKYDQLFVPEFNAGAMENAGAVTFLEDYVFRSRVTRYLYERRAETVLHELAHMWFGDLVTMEWWDDLWLNESFATFASVLCQAEATEYTNAWTSFANVEKSWAYRQDQLPSTHPVAADIPDIEAVEVNFDGITYAKGASVLKQLVAYVGLESFLEGLRSYFREHAYGNATFSDLLRALEAASGRDLSDWGAQWLKTTGLNTLRPEFSVDENGTFTAFAVRQSGAEPGAGETRTHRLAVGVYDDDGSGKLTRVNRVELDIDGESTDVPELTGVPRGKFILVNDDDLTYCSVRLDEDSLSTLISRIGDIADPLPRTLAWSAAWEMTRNAEMRARDFIALVQRGLETESEIGVVQRLLLQAATAISSYAEPGWATESGWPEFADRLLDLARTSEAGSDHQLAYVNALTTVKLSPQHTQVLSAVLEGAPDSQGLRGLVVDTDLRWRLIQALAAAGVIDGDGPESPMIDEEVNRDATAAGARQGAQAAAMRPQEAVKAFVWSRVVSDPTLSHTITRAMIAGFSQPGQADLLSPFVDRYFEVIPEIWKTRTSEVAQTIVIGLYPSWAINKEALRKADDFLAGNHPPSLRRLVLEGRAGIERSLRAREFDAK comes from the coding sequence GTGGCTGCACCAAACCTGACTCGCGAACAGGCGCGCACCCGCGCCGGACTCATCGAAGTCGACAACTACGCCATTAACATCGAACTAACGGATGGCTCAGGCGCGCCAGGGGAAACCACATTCCGGACAAAAACCACGGTGCGGTTTTCGGCAACACCCAAGGCTTCGACCTTCATCGACCTGATAGTTGCGAAGATCCACAGTGCGACACTGAATGGGTCTGCTCTCGACACATCGGCGTACGAGGAATCAAGCGGCCTGCCGCTCAATGATCTCGCTGACTCGAACCTCCTCGAGATTGATGCCGACTTTGAGTACTCACATACAGGCGAGGGCCTGCACCGCTTTGTCGATCCCGCTGACAATGAGGTTTATCTCTACTCACAGTTCGAAACAGCAGATGCGAAGCGCATGTTCGCCTGCTTCGATCAGCCCGATCTCAAAGCGACATTTGAATTTACCGTTACGGCACCAGAACACTGGGAAGTCATTTCGAACGGGGCGGAGGCCACCCGGGACGGGCTCACCCGCAGGTTCGTAACCACCCCCAGGATGAGCACCTACCTCGCAGCCCTCATCGCTGGACCGTACGCAAAGTGGTCCGACGCGTACAACGACGAGCACGGTGAGATCCCCCTCGGCATCTATTGCCGGAGCTCCCTAGCGGAACACATGGACGCCGACCGACTGTTTACCGAAACCAAACAGGGCTTCGGTTTCTATCACGCCAACTTCGGAGTCCCCTACGCGTTCGGAAAGTACGACCAGCTATTCGTCCCCGAATTCAATGCCGGTGCGATGGAGAACGCAGGTGCCGTGACGTTCCTCGAGGACTACGTCTTCCGGAGTCGCGTCACGCGCTACCTTTACGAACGACGCGCGGAAACCGTGCTCCACGAGCTGGCGCACATGTGGTTCGGCGACCTCGTCACCATGGAATGGTGGGACGACCTGTGGCTGAATGAATCATTCGCGACCTTCGCTTCGGTGCTTTGCCAAGCAGAGGCAACCGAGTACACGAACGCCTGGACAAGCTTCGCCAACGTCGAGAAATCGTGGGCCTACCGCCAGGACCAACTGCCCTCCACCCACCCCGTCGCTGCGGATATCCCCGACATTGAAGCGGTCGAGGTCAACTTCGACGGCATCACGTACGCGAAGGGTGCGAGTGTCCTCAAGCAGCTCGTTGCCTATGTCGGGCTCGAGAGCTTCCTCGAAGGCCTGCGCTCGTACTTCCGTGAGCACGCCTACGGCAATGCGACGTTCTCCGACTTGCTGCGCGCGCTCGAGGCAGCTTCGGGGCGTGACCTCTCGGACTGGGGTGCACAGTGGCTCAAGACGACGGGGCTCAACACTCTGCGTCCCGAATTCTCAGTCGACGAGAACGGCACCTTCACCGCATTCGCGGTGCGACAGTCCGGTGCTGAGCCTGGAGCTGGTGAGACCCGGACACACCGCCTGGCAGTCGGCGTGTACGACGACGACGGTTCAGGAAAGCTGACCCGCGTCAACCGTGTCGAGCTCGATATCGATGGTGAATCAACCGATGTCCCTGAGCTGACAGGCGTGCCACGCGGAAAGTTCATCCTTGTCAATGATGACGACCTCACATACTGCTCAGTTCGGCTCGACGAAGACTCATTGTCAACACTGATATCGAGGATCGGCGACATAGCGGATCCGCTCCCCCGAACGCTCGCGTGGTCTGCCGCATGGGAAATGACACGAAACGCGGAAATGCGCGCGCGCGATTTCATCGCGCTTGTGCAGCGCGGCCTCGAAACAGAGTCGGAGATCGGAGTCGTGCAGCGGCTTTTGCTGCAGGCTGCCACAGCGATCTCGTCCTACGCGGAACCGGGCTGGGCAACGGAGTCAGGCTGGCCGGAGTTCGCAGATCGGCTCCTCGACCTCGCCCGCACCTCAGAGGCAGGCTCAGATCATCAGCTTGCCTACGTCAACGCCCTGACCACTGTGAAGTTGTCACCCCAGCACACGCAGGTTCTGTCGGCCGTGCTCGAAGGCGCACCCGACTCTCAAGGTCTGCGCGGGCTTGTTGTTGATACGGATCTCCGGTGGCGTCTTATCCAGGCGCTCGCCGCGGCTGGTGTCATCGATGGTGATGGTCCGGAGTCTCCCATGATCGACGAGGAGGTCAACCGTGACGCGACGGCGGCTGGAGCCAGGCAGGGTGCCCAGGCAGCAGCGATGCGCCCACAGGAAGCGGTGAAGGCATTCGTCTGGTCGCGCGTGGTCAGCGATCCCACGCTGTCGCACACGATCACCCGCGCGATGATCGCCGGCTTTTCACAGCCCGGTCAGGCGGATCTGCTCAGCCCATTCGTTGACCGATACTTCGAGGTCATTCCGGAGATCTGGAAGACGCGTACCAGCGAGGTTGCCCAGACAATCGTGATCGGCCTCTACCCCTCATGGGCAATTAACAAGGAGGCGTTGCGCAAGGCGGACGACTTCCTGGCGGGTAACCACCCGCCGTCGCTGCGCCGACTGGTCCTTGAGGGACGGGCAGGCATTGAACGGTCACTGCGGGCCCGCGAGTTCGACGCGAAGTAA
- a CDS encoding class I SAM-dependent methyltransferase → MTTIVANMGGVTGPELAQTFNAASADFERVTPLVWGPAAQALVCELRIAPGERVLDVCSGTGASALAAAMAVGPVGGVHAIDIAGDLLAVAQQSASGRGLRNVTFEEADITDWRGPNGAYDALACSYGVFFLPEMDAACARLVEFVRPGGRIGVTVWRRGALEDYVRIFGETLKRFMDTDGPPRRSPWEDNIVRIDEPASISEWLRELGLVEPQAVVFPNYVPLTEKFAWDFVRGSGMRGALLGFRAETVEQIRSAFLTELRRRDLTTVDASTIVATAARAR, encoded by the coding sequence ATGACAACAATTGTCGCTAATATGGGCGGGGTGACTGGTCCAGAATTAGCTCAAACGTTCAATGCCGCTAGTGCGGACTTCGAGCGAGTGACCCCTCTCGTGTGGGGCCCGGCAGCGCAGGCACTGGTCTGCGAACTGCGGATTGCCCCCGGCGAACGGGTCCTCGATGTGTGTTCTGGAACCGGTGCCTCCGCGCTCGCCGCCGCGATGGCGGTCGGTCCAGTCGGCGGCGTCCACGCCATAGATATCGCCGGAGATCTCCTCGCGGTGGCTCAGCAAAGCGCTTCTGGCCGCGGATTGCGCAACGTCACGTTCGAGGAAGCGGACATCACGGACTGGCGGGGCCCGAATGGGGCATACGATGCGCTCGCATGCTCGTACGGCGTCTTCTTCCTGCCTGAAATGGATGCCGCTTGTGCACGACTCGTCGAGTTTGTGCGTCCGGGTGGTCGAATCGGTGTGACTGTGTGGCGGCGGGGTGCCCTCGAAGACTATGTGCGGATCTTTGGTGAGACACTAAAAAGGTTCATGGACACGGACGGCCCGCCGCGCCGTTCTCCGTGGGAGGACAACATCGTCCGGATAGACGAGCCTGCGTCGATCAGCGAGTGGCTGAGGGAACTCGGGCTTGTCGAGCCGCAAGCGGTCGTGTTTCCGAATTACGTGCCACTAACCGAAAAATTTGCGTGGGACTTCGTGCGTGGAAGCGGAATGCGTGGTGCGCTCCTCGGGTTCAGGGCCGAAACTGTCGAACAGATTCGCTCAGCGTTTCTGACGGAACTGCGCCGCCGTGACCTCACCACAGTGGACGCGTCCACAATAGTCGCGACGGCCGCACGCGCGCGATAA
- a CDS encoding TetR/AcrR family transcriptional regulator has translation MTTQGAGRPRSAQRRRPGETAREEILDAAAELFTTHGYASTSTRKIAEAVGVRQATIYHYFGTKDDILEALLSGTVSHTLDAAFALHATTGDPAARLHSLAWYDGIQLWNSHWNIGALYLLPELRAERFAPFVASRDELRQVYRDRTADVIALTDSDATASPHAYQEEDIPLRLVETLVNMRWDGRGEVDEPFRTANSILRAIGWRGNWEILQKESHRALCTILDPAEIIAKR, from the coding sequence GTGACAACGCAAGGAGCAGGCCGTCCCCGTTCAGCCCAGCGCCGCCGCCCTGGTGAGACCGCGCGCGAGGAGATTCTTGACGCCGCAGCGGAGCTTTTCACCACCCACGGCTACGCGTCGACGTCAACACGGAAGATCGCTGAAGCTGTCGGCGTTCGGCAGGCAACGATCTACCACTATTTCGGAACCAAGGACGACATTCTCGAAGCGCTACTCAGCGGGACCGTTTCTCACACGCTCGATGCGGCCTTTGCTCTGCATGCGACCACCGGCGATCCTGCTGCGCGCCTGCACTCTCTCGCTTGGTATGACGGTATTCAGTTATGGAACAGCCACTGGAACATCGGAGCGCTGTACCTGCTGCCAGAGTTGCGTGCCGAGCGCTTCGCTCCCTTCGTTGCAAGCCGCGACGAACTCCGCCAGGTTTACCGTGACCGCACTGCGGACGTCATCGCCCTCACCGACAGTGACGCGACAGCCTCGCCCCACGCCTATCAGGAGGAAGACATTCCCTTGCGGCTCGTCGAGACGCTCGTCAACATGCGCTGGGATGGGCGCGGCGAGGTTGACGAACCCTTCCGGACAGCCAACTCGATTCTGCGCGCTATTGGGTGGCGCGGAAACTGGGAAATCCTTCAGAAAGAGTCACATCGTGCGCTCTGCACCATTCTCGATCCGGCGGAGATTATTGCCAAGCGCTGA
- a CDS encoding sodium:solute symporter family protein, with protein MILFGVTLSVLALLAAGLYAARRVQGQSANYLLAGRTLSIPLVAIVLASQAIDSNGTLGNTDLTADFGFWAGASLPIGLAACLVIAGLFFAKRMRALHVVTLPEYFEKRFGRAMELPASALTVSAFGILLAGNLVAIGFLLDRFAGIPYTTSILLAVPFVLAYTIAGGMFSSTYVGVGMIILNIFGVLALMTWMTLTHGFSAPEGMGPLALGQLTSADEGAVLNWATIIALALGNLVAIDLMQRIFSARCPRTAQRACFGGAALILALCIPFSLVALAAVSIVGPDSSGPVLFSLLGDYAPTWLAILVLSGLVAASLTTASGVLLSTATVIVQNILRLPETVRGISPMTATRIAMLPMAALGAFFALRIPQTGILLTLTFDLLLAGLVVPFILGLYWSRGGTSAALAALISGVTVRVFFFATTPTVYGVDNTLLFIPNGLVPESMDGWSTFLAAIVSLTAYVAVALTSRSVTSIPVAQQPQAPEATLASARV; from the coding sequence ATGATCCTTTTCGGCGTCACGCTCAGCGTGCTCGCGCTGCTCGCGGCAGGCCTATACGCCGCTCGGCGCGTGCAAGGCCAGAGCGCCAACTATCTCCTCGCGGGCCGGACGCTCTCGATCCCGCTTGTTGCGATCGTGCTGGCCTCACAGGCAATTGACTCGAACGGCACACTCGGCAATACAGACCTCACGGCTGACTTCGGTTTCTGGGCAGGCGCTTCACTGCCTATCGGCCTCGCAGCCTGCCTCGTCATTGCGGGACTCTTCTTCGCCAAGCGGATGCGCGCATTGCACGTCGTGACGCTTCCCGAGTATTTCGAGAAGCGTTTCGGCCGCGCCATGGAACTTCCTGCCTCGGCACTCACCGTCTCAGCATTCGGCATCCTGCTGGCGGGAAACCTTGTGGCCATCGGCTTTCTGCTCGACCGGTTCGCCGGCATTCCCTACACGACCTCGATTCTGCTGGCAGTTCCATTCGTGCTCGCCTACACCATCGCGGGCGGCATGTTCTCGAGCACCTACGTCGGTGTCGGGATGATCATTCTGAACATCTTCGGCGTCCTCGCCCTCATGACGTGGATGACGCTCACGCACGGCTTCTCCGCACCGGAAGGGATGGGACCCCTCGCCCTTGGACAGTTGACCAGCGCTGACGAAGGTGCCGTACTGAACTGGGCGACTATCATCGCGCTCGCCCTGGGCAACCTCGTGGCCATCGACTTGATGCAGCGCATCTTCTCGGCGCGCTGCCCCCGAACAGCGCAGCGGGCGTGCTTCGGAGGTGCCGCGCTGATCTTGGCCCTGTGCATTCCGTTCTCGCTGGTCGCGCTTGCCGCGGTGTCGATTGTGGGACCTGACTCGAGCGGCCCGGTCCTGTTCTCCCTCCTAGGCGACTACGCGCCGACTTGGCTGGCGATACTCGTTCTTTCCGGCCTTGTCGCCGCATCACTCACGACGGCGAGTGGGGTACTTCTCAGTACAGCGACAGTGATTGTGCAGAACATTCTTCGGCTGCCTGAGACAGTCCGGGGCATCAGTCCGATGACTGCCACGCGCATCGCGATGCTGCCTATGGCGGCCCTCGGCGCATTCTTCGCTTTGCGTATCCCGCAAACAGGCATTCTGCTGACGCTGACATTTGACCTGCTCCTCGCTGGTCTCGTGGTCCCATTCATCCTCGGGCTGTACTGGAGCCGAGGCGGCACGTCCGCCGCACTCGCCGCGCTGATAAGCGGCGTGACAGTCCGTGTCTTCTTCTTCGCCACCACGCCAACGGTCTATGGAGTCGACAACACGCTTCTCTTTATTCCGAATGGCCTTGTGCCAGAATCGATGGACGGGTGGTCGACCTTCCTCGCCGCGATCGTCTCGCTTACTGCCTACGTCGCGGTTGCGCTTACTTCACGGTCGGTCACTTCGATTCCAGTTGCGCAGCAGCCACAGGCCCCGGAGGCGACGCTCGCGTCTGCACGCGTCTAG
- a CDS encoding urea amidolyase associated protein UAAP1, protein MSVAELASTATTQAARAHARSQAGTMTDSMPFVPASTFPCPPAEAGDLTWAETVAGGRYTSKVVARGTRLRLTDVEGSACAHLLLFNADQPWERLNAADTVKVPWQAYLSEGHPLLSDQGRVLATVLADTSGSHDLLCGTTTKRSNTEKYGDGSLHGPAAAGFELFTVAAAKHGLSPRDLPPSISLFHGIRVAADGTLESVGNSGPGASVDLLIHIPAIVLLANTAHRLDPAPEFTTTNLQIVAWDGLQDLDHVPNSDPEYLRAVANTNDYLTARGLK, encoded by the coding sequence ATGTCAGTAGCTGAGCTGGCAAGCACGGCCACAACTCAGGCCGCGCGGGCACACGCCCGCTCGCAGGCCGGAACAATGACGGACTCCATGCCATTCGTGCCGGCAAGCACCTTTCCGTGCCCGCCAGCGGAAGCAGGCGACCTCACGTGGGCTGAGACGGTAGCGGGCGGCCGCTACACGTCGAAGGTCGTCGCGCGCGGTACACGTCTGCGACTCACAGATGTAGAAGGCAGCGCCTGTGCACACCTGCTCCTGTTCAACGCGGACCAGCCGTGGGAGCGTCTTAACGCCGCCGACACAGTCAAAGTGCCGTGGCAGGCCTACCTCAGCGAGGGCCACCCGCTCCTGTCTGATCAGGGCCGCGTGCTGGCGACTGTTCTCGCGGACACCTCAGGCAGTCACGACTTGCTCTGTGGCACCACGACAAAGCGTTCAAACACCGAGAAGTACGGTGACGGCTCACTCCACGGGCCCGCCGCGGCAGGCTTCGAACTGTTCACGGTTGCCGCCGCGAAGCACGGGCTCTCACCGCGCGACCTGCCACCGTCGATCTCGCTTTTTCACGGCATCCGTGTCGCTGCCGACGGCACGCTCGAAAGCGTCGGTAACTCGGGCCCTGGCGCCAGCGTCGACCTACTGATTCATATCCCTGCGATCGTGCTGCTGGCCAACACGGCGCACCGGCTTGATCCAGCTCCAGAATTCACCACCACAAACCTGCAGATTGTGGCGTGGGACGGCCTGCAAGACCTCGATCACGTCCCGAACAGTGACCCCGAGTACCTCCGGGCGGTTGCCAACACCAACGACTATCTCACCGCGCGGGGCCTCAAGTAA
- a CDS encoding urea amidolyase associated protein UAAP2, translating to MSSSVILDERVAARAPWSAVVEAGDTLTIIDLEGNQAVDCILYKAADTAERYSAPETIAAQGNAYLSEGSVLRSNTGSPLMRVTFDNCGRHDTLGGACSQESNTLRYGHHTKHQHACVENFLIEGARWGLGKRDLVSNINWFMNVPVDPDGTLGIVDGISGPGKKVSLRAEQDTLVLVSNCPQINNPCNGFRPTPVRMLVTRPA from the coding sequence ATCAGTTCCTCCGTGATCCTTGACGAGCGCGTGGCCGCCCGCGCGCCATGGTCAGCCGTCGTCGAAGCTGGGGACACTCTTACAATCATCGACCTCGAAGGCAACCAGGCCGTCGACTGCATCCTCTACAAGGCCGCCGACACTGCCGAACGTTATTCTGCGCCAGAAACCATTGCGGCCCAGGGGAACGCGTACCTCAGTGAAGGAAGTGTGCTGCGCAGCAACACTGGCTCACCGCTGATGAGGGTGACGTTCGACAATTGCGGCCGCCACGACACCCTCGGCGGCGCGTGCTCGCAAGAGTCGAACACGCTGCGCTATGGCCACCACACGAAGCATCAGCACGCGTGCGTCGAGAACTTCCTGATCGAGGGTGCTCGGTGGGGCCTGGGCAAACGTGATCTCGTCTCGAACATCAATTGGTTCATGAACGTCCCTGTAGACCCGGACGGCACTCTCGGGATCGTCGACGGCATCTCCGGGCCGGGCAAGAAAGTGTCGCTGCGGGCTGAGCAAGACACCCTCGTCCTTGTGTCGAACTGCCCACAAATAAACAACCCCTGCAACGGTTTCCGTCCCACGCCTGTTCGCATGCTCGTAACCCGGCCCGCTTGA